The region TCTTTCCGCAGGATGTGGAGGCCGCCTACCGTATTCTCTGTCGCGATCCGCGTGCAGATCTGATTAAAATTTTTCGCGATGAACTTTTCGCGGTTTCCCCTAAAAAGACTTTGACCCCGCGGACTCTGACCCAGCGGGCCTATTTTTCCGCTATCCGTGAAAATGATATGGTCTTTTCGGTCGGTCCTGCCGGTACAGGTAAAACCTATCTTGCGGTGGCTATGGCTGTTTATGCTCTGCAACGCAAAGAAGTTAACAGGATTATCTTGACCCGTCCTGCTGTTGAAGCGGGGGAAAAACTCGGTTTCCTGCCGGGTGATCTCGTGGATAAGGTCAATCCTTACATGCGTCCTCTTTACGATGCCCTTTATGATATGCTTGATATGGGTAAAGTGCAGGATATGATTGAGGAAAATATCATCGAGATAGCACCTCTGGCTTTTATGCGCGGGCGTACGCTGTCCAACGCCTTTGTGATTCTTGATGAAGCGCAGAATACCACCCCGGAACAGATGAAGATGTTTATCACCCGGCTAGGTTTCGGCTCCAAGGCCGTAGTTACCGGGGATATTACCCAGATTGACCTCCCTAACCGCGATCCTTCGGGTTTGGTGGAAGCCATCAATATCTTGCGCGATGTTCGTGGAATCAGTTTTATAAAATTTGAAGACGCTGACGTCATACGCCATCCGCTTGT is a window of Maridesulfovibrio sp. DNA encoding:
- a CDS encoding PhoH family protein, with the translated sequence MADKDKFRVKLEFDDGALASILFGAQNSNLDLISRQSGVRIESRGNSLQLISDNEGLIDPVAKSFTQLYKLLKSGKEVFPQDVEAAYRILCRDPRADLIKIFRDELFAVSPKKTLTPRTLTQRAYFSAIRENDMVFSVGPAGTGKTYLAVAMAVYALQRKEVNRIILTRPAVEAGEKLGFLPGDLVDKVNPYMRPLYDALYDMLDMGKVQDMIEENIIEIAPLAFMRGRTLSNAFVILDEAQNTTPEQMKMFITRLGFGSKAVVTGDITQIDLPNRDPSGLVEAINILRDVRGISFIKFEDADVIRHPLVARIVKAYDHYECKGGK